One part of the Nymphaea colorata isolate Beijing-Zhang1983 chromosome 8, ASM883128v2, whole genome shotgun sequence genome encodes these proteins:
- the LOC116258922 gene encoding uncharacterized protein LOC116258922, with the protein MAKGEEHSRRKHRRSGDGGEDSESDSKRRKHHSRSSRHHHHRHRSKHRSDEQEETGDRNVDRPVAVARVDDEMEEGEILEDEDVVEVKGNSEAESGEIKLQEAVEDASSLKSSAEEMLLYGERNASAGQDMHVSKENNPLVEGAKGILMHLPTADLLIISQGDNNVLEDSCLDRGSLDENTAGRNKERNKSDIAHKKSGSNGISANGSSAVTNKIAPSSLHRALPGESSPHFIFGHEDASSGKYDKGRRQEPLNNSPSAHASSGGDCESNKSCLQGNGSRRAGLDVEVAVHEMDVDESLSPIPRDTVSAKHKSRDHYFSKSEHSGYPTSSTEGSDVKISSGSKELKANGSESKKRSLSPESPTDKYGRRIRSPSDVAHGRNKSPSYSLRREKASQSMDNLRDKHSTQVSEINISKDKDRARHSHYREEKTNLMDLGKSSCRQKLREDYLDSKNHYVDLDKEHGHNRGTSKDRSRNSVSSRHGERDERRDTWDKDLEKDRDRERNRHSSRDRGRERDTERASHRDRDRESDRVTVRDRDRESNRHHFRSRDREEDGVKESDRHGSQDRQRDRDKGRNRHDSRERSRELDLARERDKEKSRYSSRSRDGGRQMDRNGDRDWEKDQHVVKDRERDGDAPSKKYRFDSSEDRHGRRDRHSKYDDMEHGKYGSRTRESAKDHSDVNEHGKDVTTREEDEEEGFQERIALQLEEQEEEDIEKIKEESRKRRQAILEKYKQRQPQQDEKPTNAIENHSDNLSHAEDDAALSHAEDDAALSHAEDDAAAVREVSSGDGHDSSSLPVAVPAFSVDKLPVQNGNLNSDGPSGEKGLGDGSPKSEKLEDMFCDDIFGESPAGFRKLGRGDGLQVDKSGLHDNWDDPEGYYNYRIGEVLDGRYEITAGHGKGVFSTVVRAKDLKAGKGDLEEIAVKIIRNNETMYKAGMEEVNILNKLVGADPEDRRHCVRFLSSFKYRNHLCLVFESLHMNLREVLKKFGRNIGLKLTAVRAYAKQLFIALKHLKNCGVLHCDIKPDNMLVNEAKNVLKLCDFGNAMFAGKNEITPYLVSRFYRAPEIILGLPYDHALDIWSIGCCLYELYTGKVLFPGPSNNDMLRLHMELKGPFPKKMLRKGAFTDHHFDQDLNFHATEEDPVTKKAVKRLLVNIKAKDFSSLISSYPGEDPKMLANFKDLLDRIFVLDPEKRLTVSQALSHPFITGK; encoded by the exons ATGGCGAAGGGGGAGGAGCATTCTCGCAGGAAGCACCGGCGATCAGGTGATGGCGGCGAGGATAGTGAAAGTGATTCTAAGCGGCGGAAGCACCACAGTCGGAGCAGCCGACATCACCATCACCGCCACCGGAGCAAGCACAGGTCCGACGAGCAAGAAGAGACGGGCGATCGAAACGTCGATCGCCCGGTCGCGGTTGCTCGCGTGGACGACGAGATGGAGGAGGGTGAGATACTTGAAGATGAGGATGTTGTAGAGGTGAAGGGGAATTCAGAGGCGGAGTCCGGGGAGATCAAGCTGCAGGAAGCCGTGGAAGATGCCTCTAGCCTGAAGTCTTCTGCCGAG GAGATGCTTCTTTATGGGGAGAGGAATGCATCTGCCGGACAGGACATGCATGTTAGCAAGGAAAACAATCCACTTGTTGAAGGAGCTAAGGGGATTTTAATGCATCTTCCTACAGCTGATTTACTGATCATATCTCAAGGAGACAATAATGTTTTAGAGGATAGTTGTCTTGACAGAGGGAGCTTAGATGAAAATACGGCAGgtagaaataaagagagaaacaaaagtGACATTGCACACAAAAAATCCGGTTCCAATGGGATTTCTGCAAATGGAAGTTCTGCTGTTACAAATAAAATCGCTCCATCTTCACTACACAGGGCCTTGCCAGGGGAGTCAAgtcctcattttatttttggacATGAAGATGCTTCTTCAGGCAAATATGACAAAGGAAGAAGACAGGAACCCTTGAATAATTCGCCAAGTGCTCATGCTAGTTCTGGTGGAGACTGTGAGTCTAACAAGAGTTGTCTGCAAGGAAATGGTTCCAGGCGTGCTGGCTTGGATGTTGAAGTCGCAGTGCACGAAATGGATGTTGACGAATCCCTCTCTCCAATTCCCAGAGATACAGTTTCAGCAAAGCACAAAAGTAGAGATCATTATTTCAGCAAAAGTGAGCATTCCGGCTATCCGACAAGCAGCACAGAAGGTAGTGACGTAAAGATTAGTTCTGGCTCCAAAGAACTTAAAGCGAATGGTTCAGAAAGTAAGAAGAGATCATTATCACCAGAATCTCCAACTGACAAATATGGGAGAAGGATCCGATCTCCATCTGATGTTGCACATGGCAGAAATAAGTCACCATCTTACAGTCTTAGAAGGGAAAAGGCGTCCCAGTCCATGGATAATTTGCGTGACAAACATTCTACGCAGGTCTCAGAGATAAACATATCTAAAGACAAGGATCGAGCAAGACACTCTCATTATAgggaagagaaaacaaatttaatgGACCTTGGCAAGTCTTCTTGTCGCCAAAAGCTTAGAGAGGATTATCTTGACAGCAAGAATCATTATGTAGATTTAGACAAAGAGCATGGACACAATAGAGGTACCAGCAAGGATAGATCTCGAAATAGTGTTTCCAGCAGACATGGAGAAAGGGATGAGAGACGTGACACGTGGGATAAAGACCTGGAAAAGGATAGGGACAGAGAAAGGAATAGGCACAGTTCTCGAGATAGAGGCCGGGAAAGAGACACTGAGAGGGCAAGTCACAGGGATAGGGATAGGGAAAGTGATAGGGTAACTGTAAGGGACAGGGATAGGGAGAGCAACAGGCACCATTTTCGCAGTAGGGATAGGGAAGAGGACGGAGTTAAGGAAAGTGACAGGCATGGTTCTCAAGATAGGCAAAGAGACCGAGACAAGGGAAGGAACAGGCACGATTCCAGGGAAAGGTCCAGGGAGTTGGATTTAGCAAGGGAACGAGATAAAGAGAAGAGCCGATACAGTTCTCGCAGTAGGGACGGAGGGAGGCAAATGGACAGAAATGGGGATAGGGACTGGGAGAAGGATCAACACGTGGTTAAGGATAGAGAACGAGATGGGGATGCTCCATCTAAAAAATACAGGTTTGATAGCTCAGAAGATCGCCATGGTAGGCGAGACAGGCATTCAAAATATGATGATATGGAACATGGTAAGTACGGTTCAAGAACGAGGGAGTCAGCCAAAGATCATAGTGACGTGAATGAACATGGCAAAGATGTTACAACCAG ggaagaagatgaagaggaaggtTTTCAAGAAAGAATAGCTTTACAGCTggaggaacaagaagaagaagatatcgAAAAGATCAAAGAGGAAAGCAGGAAAAGGAGACAAGCAATTCTTGAAAAATACAAGCAGCGACAACCTCAACAAGATG AGAAGCCAACAAATGCTATTGAGAACCACAGCGATAACTTGTCACATGCAGAAGATGATGCGGCCTTGTCACATGCAGAAGATGATGCGGCCTTGTCACATGCAGAAGATGATGCGGCTGCTGTTCGTGAAGTATCTTCTGGTGATGGACATGATTCCTCCAGCCTTCCTGTTGCTGTTCCAGCGTTTTCTGTTGACAAACTGCCAGTGCAGAAtggaaatttgaattcagatggGCCATCTGGTGAGAAAGGATTGGGTGATGGATCTCCAAAG AGTGAGAAGTTAGAGGATATGTTCTGCGACGACATCTTTGGAGAGTCTCCTGCTGGTTTCCGGAAACTG GGAAGGGGTGATGGTCTGCAAGTTGATAAAAGTGGGCTTCATGACAATTGGGACGATCCAGAGGGCTATTACA ATTACCGAATAGGAGAAGTGCTTGATGGCCGATATGAAATTACCGCTGGGCATGGAAAAGGTGTTTTTTCAACTGTGGTTCGTGCTAAGGATCTCAAAGCTGGGAAAGGAGATCTTGAGGAAATCGCTGTAAAAATTATACGTAACAATGAGACAAT GTACAAGGCTGGTATGGAAGAGGTCAACATCTTGAATAAGCTTGTTGGTGCTGATCCTGAAGATAGACGACACTGTGTTAGGTTTTTATCAAGTTTCAAATATCGTAACCATCtttgtttggtttttgaatCTCTTCATATGAATCTTCGTGAGGTTCTGAAGAAGTTTGGTCGCAATATTGGCCTTAAACTAACAGCTGTGAGGGCATACGCGAAGCAGCTTTTCATTGCATTGAAGCATCTTAAGAATTGTGGCGTTTTACACTGTGATATAAAACCTGACAATATGTTG GTGAATGAGGCCAAAAATGTGCTGAAACTTTGCGATTTTGGTAATGCTATGTTTGCTGGGAAGAATGAGATTACACCATATCTAGTTAGCCGCTTTTATCGAGCCCCCGAAATCA TTCTTGGCTTGCCGTATGACCATGCTTTGGACATATGGTCAATTGGCTGCTGTTTGTACGAGCTATATACAGGAAAGGTCCTCTTCCCTGGACCATCAAACAATGACATGCTTCGGCTTCATATGGAATTAAAAGGTCCATTTCCTAAAAAGATGCTCAGGAAG GGAGCCTTTACAGATCATCATTTTGATCAGGATCTGAATTTCCATGCCACTGAAGAAGACCCTGTGACAAAGAAG GCTGTGAAGCGACTGCTTGTCAACATTAAGGCAAAGGATTTTAGTAGTCTTATTTCAAGCTATCCTGGTGAGGATCCCAAGATGCTGGCCAATTTCAAAGATCTGCTTGATAGAATTTTTGTGCTCGATCCGGAGAAAAGATTGACAGTATCTCAAGCACTGAGTCATCCATTCATTACGGGCAAGTGA
- the LOC116258924 gene encoding uncharacterized protein LOC116258924: protein MAQLTGCVARLSVTPPRSFPHVRHETFLSSSLLFASCSPNKRTTPPVYVTRAKRVSSRTGKFEKAKNLTTTTTTTTEEEGEGKQLPEGAVLPGDEVANVDSVIDMPVLPGEKQDFWEGEKWDGLGFFAQYMWAFGIVFALIACVIAVATYNEGATDFKDTPVYKESIKSRELLEEPDASGSDVFESNPTEEAPSLE from the exons ATGGCTCAGCTGACGGGTTGCGTAGCTCGTCTCTCTGTGACACCTCCTCGTTCCTTTCCCCACGTCCGCCATGAAACCTTTTTGAGTTCCTCCTTGCTATTTGCCTCTTGCTCTCCCAACAAGAGAACGACCCCGCCGGTCTACGTTACTCGCGCCAAAAGGGTCTCTTCTCGCACCGGGAAGTTCGAGAAGGCAAAGAACTTAACGACGACGACCACCACCACTacagaagaggaaggagaggggAAGCAACTGCCGGAGGGAGCGGTGTTGCCGGGGGACGAGGTGGCCAACGTGGATAGCGTAATCGACATGCCAGTTTTGCCAGGCGAGAAGCAGGATTTCTGGGAAGGGGAGAAGTGGGACGGGCTCGGATTCTTCGCTCAGTACATGTGGGCGTTTGGAATCGTCTTTGCG CTAATCGCATGTGTCATTGCTGTAGCCACATACAATGAAGGTGCGACTGATTTCAAAGACACGCCCGTATACAAGGAGTCAATAAAATCCAGGGAGTTGCTTGAAGAGCCTGATGCATCAGGTTCTGATGTGTTTGAGTCCAACCCAACAGAGGAGGCCCCATCTCTTGAATAG